The Gadus macrocephalus chromosome 9, ASM3116895v1 genomic interval ggctcaatgttcaaaataccggaattgtcctttaaattaTGTTCAACGGTAATGGCAAGTCACACATTTTCTGAAGTTCCAACTTCGAAAACAATTGGATAACTGATGTTGAAACCGAATGTATACGTGGAGCCCCAGAGTCGTTAACAGCCAATAGAGATCTATAGGAGTGTGCACGTACTAACCTGTGTCCAGGTCTCCCACCACATAGATGTTGGCTCCTATGGCCACCGCTCCGTAGACAAACGATGAGCTGGTCTGAATACACAGGTTCTGGTCATCCAAGTGCATCCATCTAGATACACAGCAGCCCGACAGTTAAGCCGTCAGTCTTCCTCTATAACCCCATTCGAATTTCCTTCATTGTTTTTCTATGCACGTTTATTTatgctaaaaaaaaaactattgtaAAACTATTGGCTTTTCCATCGCCAAAGCCACTAGCAAGTGGTTGTTAAACGTTCTGTCCCCTAGAGGGCCTTCTACAAATAAACATTTCTTTCTTGCCATGTAATAATATGCAcgaaattatattatattattatatattaacaCTGCCTCTTGACGGTGTTATTATCATTAGCTATGTGGTTCGTGGTAATGGAAAGCCCTTTTGCAAGTCTCACTTTATAAGGTCCTTTTACATTGAACgtgattgtttttcttttgttttttttcacaacaATAAATCATAAACAAACATttacacatttataaaaaaataatatttacacATTTGAATAGTAATTTCAGCATTCGATTAACATTCATCTTTTTACTATTAAATTTATATTCGGCTCACTAAATTCGTTCCAAGAGCCCTATTGCGAAATAAAAAAGAATCTATCACAGAAATTGAGCTCAAATTGAACAGGACACACACCAAATGAAGTGGTAATGAGTCCCGAGCCAAAGGAGAAGTAGTCTCACATGCCGACCGCCCCTCCTCCCGCCCCTGGTTCCTTCCCTATTTCCACAGCTAGAGTCCCCTGCGGTTCTCCGGTCCACTGACCTCCTCATGTCGTCGTGGTAGAACTCAGACTTGCAGGTGGTCATGTGCCTCTGATCTGGGTTCTCATGCTCCTTGGTCTGCACGCCGCCAAACACGTAGAGCTCCTTGCCCACGCCGCACGCCACCGAGCCGAACCTAACACCAACGCCACAttcttatttattaataaataaaaagggatTTCTAACagaatatagcctatcattCAAACATTAAACACATCGGCCTGCACATGTCCTTCCCGCCTCCGAAAATCATGAGAAGGGAACTTGACAGCCCTAcacaaaacatcacaaacataaacataaatggACTATTTTCTAAACCGATAGGCCGTTTAAACAGCCTGGGCCCAATGTCAAAGAAGACCACCTCCAACTCAGTGTGGTTATTTACCTGGTAGCTCGTGGTCACAAGTAATAAAAAGATTTGCCTGACATGGACTTGGAAACCAAAACTAGACAGCGTCATGGTGACACCAAAGCCACCTTTCACTTCCTGTCATGACTCTTGCACACAGTGTGTGCAGTCAGTGTAAAGCCATCAATGTGCTCCTATCTACATTCATAAGTAATTATGTCTATCATTCAGATTGGACTTTGGATGATTGAGTCACCAAAACAACACGCGTCTCTTTCCCCCGTTCTCTCTTACCTTCTCTCTTTCAGGGGACAGAGGCCGGTCCACTGCTGGGTCGTGGGGTCAAAGCATTCCACAGAGTCATAGAGTTTCCCATAGGAGCCGCCAGCCATAGCATAAATCTTCTTATTCATTGTAGCATAGCAACCGATCTGAGCAGGAAAGGGTGCAACATAGTGGGGTGAAACACGCACACTAGACAAGAGTTCAAATGTAACAGAAATGAAGCATATGTTAGGAAGTAGTTTTAAACAATATAACGTTAAATAAAAAGGTTAAATACTCAAAAAAGGAAACAGGGAGTTCATTTCTACCTGGGAAGACATTCTCTTTTGGTTAATTTACTAaccatttcttttttaattgtttgcatAGTTAATTATAATACTTTTGTTTCATACCTTGCGAACCATAGTCATGCTGGGCAGCAGTTTCCAGGTTTTGAGGTAGGGGTTGAACATCTCCATGGTGACCAGCTCCATCTCCTTGTTCTCTCCTCCCAGGACGTAGATCATCCCGTCCAGCTCTACCACACCAAAATTCTGCCGTGCCTGCCGGGAATTGCCATTTAATAATGAATCAACAGCCTCCCAAAGCACCTTCAAATGTATTAAAGGATATTAATAGGAAAAGCACAAATATAACCAATAAGGGAATGTTTGAGGAGCAAAAGCGGAAAGAGGCCGCTTTGCCAATCTATTAACAATCCATTAACGCAGTGGCTCTACACCTGGGGTCGCAAAGtgatcctctccccctcctccaaacTACTGCAAAGCTgacatctagtggccatattAAACACAGCATGCAAAAGCCTTACTGCAGATAGAAGCAAAGGAGTAAAATAAACTAACCACAACGATGTTGGGCTGTCCCATTACGATTTAAATTTGCAATATTTACGTAAAATATTGGATTATGTACAACATCTCTTCAATTTGTGTTCCCAACTAGGTAAAATATAATTGCATTAGCACATTACACTTTAATAGATAAAAATCTACAAAAAAACGAAAGCCAGTATACCTGCATCATAGACGGTATGGGGCTCCAGGTGTTGGTCTCAGGATCGTACTTCTCTCCGCTATCAAGAATGTTCTTGTGTTCATCCATGCCCcccaagacaaacagaaagccCCCTGTTTAAACAGGAAACAGACGGGTGTTAGCGCCTCGTGGGCTAAATAAACAGTTAATATGGACTCAACTACAAGAGGCGTCTGTGTTTTATCAGAGATCAACCACTGAGCACCACGGCAGGAGTGTTTTGTCATTACACAGATTCAACAAAgtgcataaaaaatatattatccaTCAGAATCATTGAAAAGATTTCGACACGTAAATTAGGAAACTACAACGATCTTTTCCTGGCTATTTCACAGGGATGCAAACTGATGATGGCCAAACTGGTGACGACATTTTTTGCCACCATTCAATTtacttttaaatattttaaactttttaagatattttactttaaaatatattttgttgcAATGCAAGTCAGTGAAGTGTATGGTGTATGAGCATTGAAATGCACCACACAGTGTGGCGTTATACTATAGGTGTCCAAGAAACCTTACCCTTATTGAAGGtgataacacttatttttgaTTGAAGATAACTTTGGATGTGTGCATTTAGTATTCATTCTAACTGAAAGAATGTGCACTGTAGCACAAATCTCTGTATTAAGGCTTATCGTGCAGACATTTCATCCTTCACAATCTAATATCTTCATATCACACACAGGCCTATATAGACATTACCAAATCACTAGAGACCAATCATTCATATGAATCCCCCAGACAAAACAACCAGACATAAACCCGTCTCGACTGGTTTACTGACATGCCCCGGACACAGGTTTTCAATAAATGTGGCACAAGGCGCAGAGCTTACCGGCTGTCACCAAGCCATGAGAAACACGAGCCATGCTCATTGGCTGGAGCTCTATCCAGCCCTGGCGGTGAGTGTCGTAGAGCGGACACATGCAGCGCATCGCCGCCGTCGGCTTAGAGTCCCTGCGCGGGAGAGAGTCATGTGGTCATCATGCAGGAAGTGATCCCAAACTAGTCTCAGGTAATCACAAAGAACATGCAACATCATTGGAGTTTGTATATAGACGAAAACCAAACCCTGAAACAACTACGTGATGTAGTGGTTTACATGTTAGTGCTATGGATTGAAAGTTTCAAACTATGTACTGAAATAACCCTCAATGGGTTACCCGTTAATGGAAGTTCTGTGTTACCAGGTTACGTCAATCAAACTGGCTACCCCAAATCTAATTGGACAGAATGGAAGTACTTTGTACAAGAGATAACTAAAACCtcaaagcaacaaaaaaaggcACCTCTAAAAGAAAGAATAGTTTCTgcctggagacagacagaaggcatttaaaaaatgtttataGAGGGCAGGGACTAGCCTAACCAGGGTgtttggtatatatatatatgatcaaAATATACGATCTTCAATACTACACTCGGCAGAACCAGACTGCTCTTGGTGTCAAAGGGGGAGAAGCGACCCCAAGGCCTAAACGTTTACTTGCGGTCCTCCCCCCCGACGATGACGATGCACTCGGAGTAGCCCCGAGGCTTGAAGGCGGCCAGGAGAGCCTCTCCTGTTGGGGCAGGACCCGCCAGGGCAGGCTGGCAGTACTCTCTGATCACCTCCCTCATCAGCGGCTCCCCGAGTGCCTGGGGGGGGCGCCACGAAACACATGGAGCACCTTACAATCTATACTACACAATATGATATGGAACATTAAAGAAATCTGTGGGAGgcaataaatacatgaaactgGGATTCTACATTTAGCTGCATTGGAATCCTGATTGGGATCCGTCATAGCTTATTTTGACCATGGAAAAT includes:
- the gan gene encoding gigaxonin, giving the protein MDSPTGSRVSDPQHSQKLLRVLRSFWQEESFHDALLVVNGEELPIQKNILAAASPYIRTKLNYNPPKEDGSTYRIELDGVSMLIMKQILDYIFSGEISLSEDTIQDMVQASDLLLLTDLKFLCCQFLESCITAENCIGIRLFSLHYCLHHVHHVATEYLQTHLRDVALTEEFSEMPHDRLCELLAMEKLNVGNEKHVLEAVVRWFAHDPEDRRVHMKEVMSSVWLHGLDSSYLREQALGEPLMREVIREYCQPALAGPAPTGEALLAAFKPRGYSECIVIVGGEDRKDSKPTAAMRCMCPLYDTHRQGWIELQPMSMARVSHGLVTAGGFLFVLGGMDEHKNILDSGEKYDPETNTWSPIPSMMQARQNFGVVELDGMIYVLGGENKEMELVTMEMFNPYLKTWKLLPSMTMVRKIGCYATMNKKIYAMAGGSYGKLYDSVECFDPTTQQWTGLCPLKERRFGSVACGVGKELYVFGGVQTKEHENPDQRHMTTCKSEFYHDDMRRWMHLDDQNLCIQTSSSFVYGAVAIGANIYVVGDLDTGRSFDYIREFRRSSGTWHRTQPMLPNDLYKTECSALRIANCRLFGLQLKQGMFRVPPLAQRPQVPGR